In the genome of Falsirhodobacter halotolerans, the window TTCGCATTCGGTTTCACCCGGGACGGCCCGGCCATATGGGAAACGCCATGCGCACCGCTCCGGATCGTCTTCGCCACGCCATCAGTTTCGAGGTCATCGGCCTCATCCTCGTGATCCCGTTGGGGGCGATGGGGTTCGGGATCCATGCCGGCGATGTGGGGGTGATCGCGGTGGTGGGGGCGACGATCGCCACCTTCTGGAACTACGCCTTCAACCTGATGTTCGATCACGGCCTTTTGCGGATGCGCGGACGGCTGGACAAGCGCCTGAGTGAACGTGTCCTTCACGCGCTGCTGTTCGAGCTGGGCCTTCTGGTTGCGACGCTGCCGCTGATCGCATGGTATCTGTCCGTGAGCCTTATGGACGCGCTGATCCTGGATCTGGCTCTCGTCGTCTTCTATCTGGTCTATGCGTTCGTGTTCAATTGGGCCTATGACCGGATATTCCCCATCCCGACGGATCCGGGGGCAATCCCCCCGCAACGCCCCGGCCTGTCGCAATGACGTCAAAATAATATGGGAACTTATCCGCGTCGGCCGCGTTGGGCGGCCGACCCTGCGAGGAGTGTGCCATGTCGGCCTGGATCAAACCCATTGTATTCGATCATGGACCGGCTGGCACTGCAGTATCCTATGAAAGCACCGACGACGCGCTGGCGGCCCTGAACGGGGACTGGCCGACGCGCAGCGGGCGCGACTATCTTTCGGCCAAGTCCATGTGCGAGGCCGCGGTGAAGGGGCGCGAGTGCCACTCCCGGGCGCGCGATGCGTTTTTGTTCGCGGCGGAAGAGGTCGGCCTTTTTCCGCGATTCTGATCTTCATGCGATCAGGCGGGTCTTGTTCTTCGGTCGCGCCTGCGGCAGAGGGGTCCGATGGCCCGCCGCAAGACATCCCCTCGTATTCCCGGTCCCAAAGTATGGGCCATTGCCGTGGCGCTGGTTCTGGCGGGCTGGGTGTTCGGCAGCGACGATCCGCAGATGCGGCAGACCTTTTTCCGCATGGCCGAAGACCTGCTGAGCCATCGCTCCGCCCCGCCCGAGGTCGTGGCCGGCGGTGCGCGCATTCTGGACGGCGACACGGTCGATCTGAACGGCACGCGCATCCGTCTTTACGGCATAGACGCGCCGGAAATGGCCCAGACCTGCACCTTTGGCGCGCGGGACTGGTCCTGCGGGGTGGAGGCGCGGGACGCCTTGGCCGCGATGATCGGCGACCATCCTCTAAGTTGTGAAAAGCGCGATACCGACCGATATGGGCGCACCGTCGCCACCTGCAGCGCGAACGGGATCAGCGTGAACACCTGGATGGTGCGCAACGGTTGGGCCTTGGCCTATCGCCAATATGGCGGTGCGATCTATGACGCGAACGAGCGCGCCGCCCGTGACGAAAAGCGCGGCATATGGGCAAGCGAGTTCACCGCCCCATGGGACTGGCGCGCCGCCCAGCGCAATTGATCCGGATGGTCGTGCGGGGAGGGGGTGGTAGGCCCGGAGGGAGTGTTGATTCTGTGATATTTCAGGCGGTTGCACAGTAAATGGGGCAGGGTGGCAGTCACAGGATATCAATAGGTTAGGCTTGCTACTGTAAACCAATAACCGCCACTTAATCGACCGAACATTCCATAAACACCTGTTGACGTATGGGGGGGCTTTCACGTTAAGGGTGGAGGATAGTTCCTCTAACGTTCTGGTGCTGCCATGCCTGACGATGCCTACCCAATCGATGTGATTCACGTCCCGCGCCAGATGCCGCTGGCGGCGACCCCCGTTCCGGCGGGCTTTCCGTCCCCCGCAGGGGATGATCTGGAGGATAGCATCGATCCCATCGCATGGGTCGTGCGTCAGGAGCGGTCAACCTTCTGGTGGCGGATCGAGGGCGACAGCCTGGAGGGCGCGGGGATCTTCGATGGCGATCTGGTCGCCGTCGATCGCGCCGGCCACCGGCGCAAGGGCCGGATCGCGGTGGCGGTGGTCGATGGCGCAATCACCATCAAGCGGCTGGCGTTGCGGGACGGGCAGTGGTTCCTCGATCCCTGCGCACGGCGCGAGGGCTACAAGTCCATCCCCGTGACCGAGAGCACCGAGATCTGGGGCGTAGTGGCGGGCGTCGTGCGCCGCCTGCCGATCGAATGACGGGGCGATGATCGTCCCCGGCACCGACCCGATCGCCCTGATCGACTGCAACAACTTCTATGTGTCTTGCGAGCGGGTGTTCGACCTCTCGCTGCACGGCATCCCCGTGATCGTCCTGTCAAACAATGACGGCTGCGCGGTGGCCCGGTCGGACGAGGCGAAGGCCCTCGGAATCAAGATGGGCGCGCCGGTCTTCAAGATGCGCGATCTGATGCTGCGCCACGGGGTGCGGGCGCTGTCGAGCAACTATACCCTCTATGGCGACATGAGCCGCCGCGTGGGCGAGGTGCTGCAGGACTTCTCCCCCCGGCTGGAGACCTATTCGATCGATGAGACATTCGTGGACCTGTCGGGCTTCGGGGATCGCATGATCCCGCAGGCGACGGCCATGCGCGCGGCGGTGCGGCGGGCCACCGGGATCCCGACCTGCGTTGGCATCGGCCCGACGAAGACGCTGGCCAAGCTGGCGAACTTCGCGGCCAAGAAGAACCCGATCTTCGGCGGCGTCTGCAACTTCATGGATGAGATGATCCGCGACTTCGCGCTGGCCCGCATCGCGGTGGGCGAGGTGTGGGGGATCGGCAGCGCCACGCAGGCCAAG includes:
- a CDS encoding PACE efflux transporter translates to MRTAPDRLRHAISFEVIGLILVIPLGAMGFGIHAGDVGVIAVVGATIATFWNYAFNLMFDHGLLRMRGRLDKRLSERVLHALLFELGLLVATLPLIAWYLSVSLMDALILDLALVVFYLVYAFVFNWAYDRIFPIPTDPGAIPPQRPGLSQ
- a CDS encoding LexA family protein, whose amino-acid sequence is MPDDAYPIDVIHVPRQMPLAATPVPAGFPSPAGDDLEDSIDPIAWVVRQERSTFWWRIEGDSLEGAGIFDGDLVAVDRAGHRRKGRIAVAVVDGAITIKRLALRDGQWFLDPCARREGYKSIPVTESTEIWGVVAGVVRRLPIE
- a CDS encoding DUF982 domain-containing protein; amino-acid sequence: MSAWIKPIVFDHGPAGTAVSYESTDDALAALNGDWPTRSGRDYLSAKSMCEAAVKGRECHSRARDAFLFAAEEVGLFPRF
- a CDS encoding thermonuclease family protein — translated: MARRKTSPRIPGPKVWAIAVALVLAGWVFGSDDPQMRQTFFRMAEDLLSHRSAPPEVVAGGARILDGDTVDLNGTRIRLYGIDAPEMAQTCTFGARDWSCGVEARDALAAMIGDHPLSCEKRDTDRYGRTVATCSANGISVNTWMVRNGWALAYRQYGGAIYDANERAARDEKRGIWASEFTAPWDWRAAQRN